One Desulfobacterales bacterium DNA segment encodes these proteins:
- a CDS encoding mechanosensitive ion channel family protein, with product MELLDLIRTWLTGQGAPVSIAGPLGYGALLAAIILAALAINILARRYLVHFGELLCQRTRNKWDDLLNQHHLFKRLASLAPVVVFYLGVDLLLPPTEAATEFFRRLAMVFFVLTGTRVLESLLRSTRDLLSTSNIAKGRPMRGYIDAVNLIIYILAGIFIIAILTDKSPWGVLSILGGFTVVLLLVFKDTILGFVASLQLAGHDMVRIGDWIEMPKYGADGDVIDVSIHTVKVQNWDKTITTIPTYALVSDTFKNWRGMSESGGRRIKRSLFLDMNSIKFCTDEMLERFSRFQLLKDYLAAKQEEIARFNRDHAVDSSVIINGRCQTNIGVFRAYVIAYLKKHPKIHQDMTFLVRHLEPGPNGLPLQIYVFSNDQVWANYEAIQADIFDHLLAVIPEFELRLFQNPTGHDFRAGLTPAA from the coding sequence ATGGAGTTGCTGGACCTGATCAGAACCTGGCTGACCGGACAGGGTGCGCCTGTCTCCATTGCCGGGCCCCTGGGATATGGGGCTCTTCTTGCCGCCATCATCCTGGCCGCCCTGGCAATAAACATCCTGGCCCGCCGCTATCTGGTTCACTTCGGTGAACTCCTGTGCCAACGCACCCGCAACAAGTGGGACGATCTGCTCAACCAGCACCACCTGTTCAAACGGCTCGCCAGCCTGGCGCCGGTGGTTGTCTTTTACCTGGGCGTAGACCTGCTGCTGCCGCCAACAGAGGCGGCCACTGAGTTCTTCCGCCGCCTGGCCATGGTCTTTTTCGTGCTGACCGGCACCAGGGTCCTGGAATCCCTGTTACGGTCGACCCGGGATCTGCTGAGCACCTCGAATATTGCCAAGGGCAGGCCGATGCGGGGGTATATCGACGCGGTCAACCTTATCATTTATATCCTGGCCGGCATCTTTATTATTGCCATCCTTACCGATAAATCTCCGTGGGGGGTCTTAAGCATTCTTGGCGGGTTCACCGTGGTCCTGCTCCTGGTCTTCAAGGACACGATTCTCGGCTTTGTCGCCAGTCTCCAGCTTGCCGGCCACGACATGGTCCGGATCGGCGACTGGATCGAGATGCCCAAATACGGGGCTGACGGCGATGTCATCGATGTCTCCATCCACACGGTCAAGGTCCAGAACTGGGACAAGACGATCACCACCATCCCCACCTATGCCCTGGTATCAGACACCTTCAAGAACTGGCGCGGGATGAGTGAATCCGGGGGCAGGCGGATCAAACGCTCATTGTTCCTGGACATGAACTCGATAAAGTTCTGCACCGACGAGATGCTGGAACGATTCTCCCGCTTTCAGCTGCTCAAGGACTACCTGGCCGCCAAGCAGGAAGAGATCGCCCGGTTCAACCGCGACCACGCCGTTGATTCCAGCGTTATAATCAACGGTCGATGCCAGACCAATATCGGCGTGTTCCGCGCCTATGTGATCGCCTATCTGAAAAAGCATCCGAAAATCCATCAGGACATGACCTTTCTTGTCCGCCACCTGGAGCCCGGCCCCAACGGGCTGCCGCTGCAGATCTATGTTTTCAGCAATGACCAGGTCTGGGCCAATTACGAGGCGATCCAGGCGGATATCTTCGATCATCTGCTGGCCGTGATACCGGAGTTCGAATTACGGCTCTTCCAGAACCCCACCGGCCACGACTTCCGCGCCGGCCTGACACCGGCGGCCTAG